Proteins from a single region of Deinococcus aquaedulcis:
- a CDS encoding KGG domain-containing protein, whose amino-acid sequence MTNGNGNGNGGNGGNEGKRNGGGRGFAGMDPERQRAIAAEGGRAAHASGNAHEFTSEEAREAGRKGGQASRGGQGGSGGEEGSGQRGGTSEQHAEAGRQSHKND is encoded by the coding sequence ATGACCAATGGCAACGGAAACGGCAATGGCGGCAACGGGGGCAACGAGGGCAAGCGCAACGGCGGCGGACGCGGCTTTGCCGGTATGGACCCCGAGCGTCAGCGCGCCATCGCGGCGGAAGGTGGCCGCGCGGCCCACGCCAGTGGCAACGCCCACGAGTTCACCAGCGAGGAAGCCCGCGAAGCCGGGCGCAAGGGCGGTCAAGCCTCGCGCGGCGGGCAGGGCGGGAGTGGCGGCGAAGAGGGGAGCGGCCAGCGCGGCGGCACCAGCGAGCAGCACGCCGAAGCTGGGCGCCAGAGCCACAAGAACGACTGA
- a CDS encoding chemotaxis protein CheB has protein sequence MARAPVVVIGASAGGVEALSQLVAGLHPDLPAAVCVVLHLSPHSPSALPEILGRAGPLPAHQATDGERARPGHLYVAPPDHHLLLDGERLAVTRGPKESRFRPAVDALFRSAAHTRGSGVIGVVLSGSMDDGASGLWNIKRQGGVAVVQAPGDAAFDAMPRAALEQVAVDHVARAAALGPLLSHLVLTHPPEVPMPDPLTDDERARLELEVRLARQGPASPHDVSALGPYSAFTCPECHGAMVQIEEGGALRFRCHTGHAYTAPVLLSELSRAIEDQLYQTRRAMDEGILLLERLGQRLPGPQAQALLSQAQAVQARANVLRDLALSHAPLDEDVP, from the coding sequence ATGGCACGCGCGCCCGTTGTGGTTATTGGCGCTTCTGCAGGTGGGGTCGAGGCCCTGAGTCAGCTGGTGGCCGGACTGCACCCCGACCTGCCAGCGGCGGTGTGCGTGGTGCTGCACCTCTCGCCCCATAGCCCCAGCGCCCTGCCCGAGATTCTGGGCCGCGCCGGGCCCCTGCCCGCCCACCAAGCCACCGACGGCGAGCGGGCGCGCCCCGGGCACCTGTACGTGGCGCCGCCTGACCACCACCTGCTGCTGGACGGCGAGCGGCTGGCGGTCACGCGCGGGCCCAAGGAAAGCCGCTTTCGCCCGGCGGTGGACGCCCTGTTCCGTTCGGCGGCCCACACGCGCGGCTCCGGGGTGATCGGCGTGGTGCTCTCGGGCTCTATGGACGACGGCGCCTCGGGGCTGTGGAACATCAAGCGGCAGGGGGGCGTGGCCGTGGTGCAAGCCCCCGGGGACGCCGCCTTTGACGCCATGCCCCGCGCCGCGCTGGAGCAGGTGGCGGTGGACCATGTGGCCCGCGCCGCCGCCCTGGGCCCGCTGCTGAGCCATCTGGTGCTGACCCACCCCCCAGAGGTGCCCATGCCTGACCCCCTGACCGACGACGAACGCGCCCGCCTGGAACTGGAAGTGCGCCTGGCCCGCCAGGGCCCGGCCTCGCCGCACGACGTGTCGGCCCTGGGGCCGTACTCGGCCTTTACCTGCCCCGAATGCCACGGCGCCATGGTGCAGATTGAAGAGGGCGGCGCCCTGCGCTTTCGCTGCCACACCGGCCACGCCTACACCGCGCCGGTGCTGCTGTCTGAACTCTCGCGGGCCATTGAAGACCAGCTGTACCAGACCCGACGCGCCATGGACGAAGGCATTCTGCTGCTGGAACGTCTGGGCCAACGTCTGCCCGGCCCGCAGGCCCAGGCCCTGCTGAGCCAGGCCCAGGCGGTGCAGGCCCGCGCCAACGTCCTGCGCGACCTCGCCCTCAGCCACGCGCCGCTGGACGAGGACGTGCCCTAG
- a CDS encoding SDR family oxidoreductase: MALFRLDGKRALVTGGSKGIGLAAAQALHELGAQVTLAARGEEALRAAAEPLGARWVVADVGTEAGVQAALAAAPEVDILVSNAGGPPPTRPSAVTEAAWTQGFETTFLSTARLAAGVLPGMRERRWGRIIAVTSLTVGRPALNLPVSNAMRAAVTNHLKTLALEVAEDGVTCNTVAPGYTATERLQALHRDPAEAAALAARIPARRFGEAGEVAAAVAFLATHEAGYITGQELLVDGGWGI; encoded by the coding sequence ATGGCTCTGTTTCGGCTGGACGGCAAACGCGCCCTGGTGACGGGCGGCAGCAAGGGCATTGGCTTGGCAGCGGCGCAGGCCCTGCACGAACTGGGGGCCCAGGTGACCCTGGCGGCGCGCGGCGAAGAGGCCCTGCGCGCCGCCGCCGAACCCCTGGGTGCGCGCTGGGTGGTGGCCGATGTGGGCACCGAGGCCGGCGTGCAGGCGGCGCTGGCCGCCGCGCCAGAGGTGGATATTCTGGTCAGCAACGCGGGCGGCCCACCCCCCACCCGGCCCAGCGCAGTCACCGAGGCGGCCTGGACGCAGGGCTTTGAAACCACCTTTCTCAGCACGGCGCGGCTGGCGGCGGGCGTGCTGCCCGGCATGCGCGAGCGGCGCTGGGGGCGCATTATTGCGGTCACCAGTCTGACGGTGGGGCGCCCGGCGCTGAACCTGCCGGTCAGCAACGCCATGCGCGCGGCGGTCACCAATCACCTGAAAACCCTGGCGCTGGAAGTGGCGGAAGACGGCGTGACCTGCAACACCGTGGCCCCCGGCTACACCGCCACCGAGCGCCTGCAGGCCCTGCACCGCGACCCCGCCGAGGCAGCGGCCCTGGCCGCGCGCATTCCGGCCCGGCGCTTTGGCGAGGCCGGCGAGGTGGCGGCGGCCGTGGCCTTTCTGGCCACCCACGAGGCCGGGTACATCACGGGGCAGGAACTGCTGGTGGATGGCGGCTGGGGGATCTGA